Proteins from a single region of Hypomesus transpacificus isolate Combined female chromosome 9, fHypTra1, whole genome shotgun sequence:
- the cldn19 gene encoding claudin-19 isoform X1, whose amino-acid sequence MANSGFQLLGYFLALGGWIGIISTTAMPQWKQSSYAGDAIITAVGLYEGLWMSCASQSTGQVQCKVFDSMLSLDVHIQTCRALMVVSVLLGFISIIVSVVGMKCTKVGDNNPSTKTRIAVSGGALFLLAGLCTLVSVSWYATQVSYQFFNPNTPLNARYEFGSALFVGWAAASLTVLGGSFLCCSCSNEDRRGQQYYRQSQPSTAREPNVKSTPPEKREQYL is encoded by the exons ATGGCAAACTCAGGTTTTCAGCTCCTGGGCTACTTCCTGGCACTGGGTGGTTGGATTGGCATCATCTCCACCACGGCTATGCCTCAGTGGAAGCAGTCGTCGTATGCGGGCGATGCCATCATCACAGCTGTGGGTCTGTACGAGGGGCTGTGGATGAGCTGTGCCTCCCAGAGTACAGGACAGGTGCAGTGCAAGGTGTTTGACTCCATGCTGTCTCTGGATG TGCACATCCAGACGTGCCGAGCGCTGATGGTGGTGTCCGTGCTGCTGGGCTTCATCAGCATCATAGTGAGCGTGGTGGGGATGAAGTGCACCAAGGTGGGAGACAACAACCCCTCCACCAAGACCCGCATCGCCGTGTCTGGGGGAGCGCTGTTCCTGCTCGCAG GTCTGTGCACGCTGGTCTCTGTATCCTGGTATGCCACTCAGGTGTCCTATCAGTTCTTCAACCCAAACACACCCCTCAACGCCAG GTATGAGTTTGGGTCTGCTCTGTTTGTGGGATGGGCGGCGGCCAGTCTGACGGTACTTGGCGGCTCTTTCCTGTGCTGCTCCTGCTCTAACGAGGATAGACGAGGGCAGCAATACTACCGCCAATCACAGCCTTCCACAGCAAGGGA ACCAAATGTTAAAAGTACCCCACCAGAGAAAAGGGAGCAGTACTTGTAG
- the LOC124470936 gene encoding claudin-16-like isoform X1 codes for MLLSAALSDCWRRGAKDPLSSVDLSYRCRGLWGECIRDNVAGMWTCDVTLSYLEHQPANILSMRVALVLICGVSAISNLIMASSLRCTTLISDSIHKNRLMRASGALLLVGDVLFPSGGCGTAGLLWFAVDTFTRYRQEVAFGIPGITYELGLSYWLAVGGLACILTSATTILTMRPESQRRDVVGMNLVPWTAQKGLSRTPTNTQPRSPGERTYI; via the exons ATGTTGCTGTCTGCAGCTCTCTCTGACTGCTGGAGG cggggTGCTAAGGATCCTCTCTCCTCGGTGGACCTGAGTTATCGCTGTAGAGGACTGTGGGGAGAGTGCATCCGTGACAACGTGGCTGGGATGtggacctgtgatgtcactctGTCGTACCTGGAACACCAGCCAG CTAATATCTTATCTATGAGGGTTGCATTGGTGTTAATATGTGGGGTGTCAGCCATCTCTAACCTCATCATGGCATCGAGCCTGAGGTGCACCACGTTAATAAGTGACTCAATCCACAAGAACAGATTGATGAGGGCCTCTGGTGCCCTCTTACTGGTTGGAG acgtgtTGTTCCCTTCAGGCGGATGTGGAACAGCAGGACTGTTGTGGTTTGCCGTGGATACCTTCACCAGATACAGGCAGGAG GTGGCTTTTGGTATACCAGGGATAACCTACGAATTGGGCCTTTCCTATTGGCTGGCAGTGGGAGGCCTGGCCTGCATTTTGACCTCAGCAACCACCATACTGACCATGAGACCTGAGTCTCAGAGGAGAGATGTGGTTGGGATGAATCTGGTTCCATGGACAGCACAAAAGGGCCTCAGCCGTACTCCAACCAACACCCAACCAAGGTCCCCTGGTGAAAGGACCTACATATGA
- the c9h1orf50 gene encoding uncharacterized protein C1orf50 homolog: MDKTVTLPNQPDKTTRVTLVENSANPNGLSLVSSYQTHRVGDPMDLVALATQVQKGDDFVKANACNRLTVIADQIRYLQEQARKVLEDAKKDAELHHAACNVVKKPGNMYYLYERPSGQKYFSILSPQEWGSSCPHKFIAAYKLQYDMSWTPLEEVQKKDAEVGIMDKLLSQQTALPPCSEPNFEGLTK; this comes from the exons ATGGATAAAACAGTAACCCTACCTAACCAACCCGACAAAACAACCAGAG tgaCGTTAGTGGAAAACTCTGCAAACCCAAATGGTCTGTCTTTGGTCAGCTCTTACCAGACCCACAGGGTGGGGGACCCCATGGATCTGGTTGCCCTGGCAACACAAGTACAGAAG GGAGACGATTTTGTCAAAGCTAATGCTTGCAACAGGTTAACTGTCATTGCGGATCAGATTAGATACCTGCAGGAACAGGCGAGGAAG GTTTTAGAAGACGCTAAGAAGGATGCTGAACTCCATCACGCTGCATGTAATGTTGTAAAAAAGCCAGGGAACATGTATTACCTTTACGAACGCCCGTCAGGACAGAAGTacttctccatcctctccccacAG GAATGGGGCTCCAGTTGCCCTCACAAGTTTATTGCTGCGTACAAGCTTCAGTACGACATGTCCTGGACCCCACTGGAGGAGGTGCAGAAGAAGGACGCAGAGGTGGGCATAATGGACAAACTCCTCAGCCAGCAGACAGCCTTGCCACCCTGCTCAGAGCCTAACTTTGAGGGCCTGACTAAATGA
- the cldn19 gene encoding claudin-19 isoform X2, which produces MANSGFQLLGYFLALGGWIGIISTTAMPQWKQSSYAGDAIITAVGLYEGLWMSCASQSTGQVQCKVFDSMLSLDVHIQTCRALMVVSVLLGFISIIVSVVGMKCTKVGDNNPSTKTRIAVSGGALFLLAGLCTLVSVSWYATQVSYQFFNPNTPLNARYEFGSALFVGWAAASLTVLGGSFLCCSCSNEDRRGQQYYRQSQPSTAREAELLSETSFPD; this is translated from the exons ATGGCAAACTCAGGTTTTCAGCTCCTGGGCTACTTCCTGGCACTGGGTGGTTGGATTGGCATCATCTCCACCACGGCTATGCCTCAGTGGAAGCAGTCGTCGTATGCGGGCGATGCCATCATCACAGCTGTGGGTCTGTACGAGGGGCTGTGGATGAGCTGTGCCTCCCAGAGTACAGGACAGGTGCAGTGCAAGGTGTTTGACTCCATGCTGTCTCTGGATG TGCACATCCAGACGTGCCGAGCGCTGATGGTGGTGTCCGTGCTGCTGGGCTTCATCAGCATCATAGTGAGCGTGGTGGGGATGAAGTGCACCAAGGTGGGAGACAACAACCCCTCCACCAAGACCCGCATCGCCGTGTCTGGGGGAGCGCTGTTCCTGCTCGCAG GTCTGTGCACGCTGGTCTCTGTATCCTGGTATGCCACTCAGGTGTCCTATCAGTTCTTCAACCCAAACACACCCCTCAACGCCAG GTATGAGTTTGGGTCTGCTCTGTTTGTGGGATGGGCGGCGGCCAGTCTGACGGTACTTGGCGGCTCTTTCCTGTGCTGCTCCTGCTCTAACGAGGATAGACGAGGGCAGCAATACTACCGCCAATCACAGCCTTCCACAGCAAGGGA GGCAGAGTTGTTGAGTGAGACTAGTTTTCCTGACTGA
- the p3h1 gene encoding prolyl 3-hydroxylase 1: MECRLVFLSAFLIPFCMSDVQLSSNIILEPYDILFDTAVEAYYKGDWMSVILNMERALRNKAAIRRVRAHCRITCANQSAFGEPLPGFGVPIPGAGSVEDLGFFQKILKRADCVHSCESEKIGPSTVHKVSEDVELEFRKRTPYNYLQVAYFKINKLDKAVAAANTFFLANPDHMEMRQNLDYYRMMAGVQEEDFKDLEARPHMAEFLEGKRVYSADRFAPAIDHFEAAVEEYFIADKECRVLCEGAYDYDGYNYMEYSSDLFQSMTEHYMQVLSCQQRCSVELATTAGRDKPFEDFLPSHFNYLQFSYYNSEKYAEAIECAKTFLLFHPEDEVMNQNLAYYSVMLGEDKAATLSAKQVVKQHIQQSLLEKELLYFGYEVFGITFVDPDAWTPAEVMPLKLREKQKADKETAARITEEIGNLMKEIETLVDEKNKDSTDLAKIVQEGGPLLYDDIKVTMVSKQLNGSQRVLLDGVITEDECRELHRLSNAAALKGDGYRGRPSPHTPSEMFQGVTVLKALKLGQEGKVPLKSARLFFDLSEKVRQILESYFRLDSALYFSYSHLVCRSAIDEKQEDREELSHPVHVDNCLLISELNECIKEPPAYTHRDYSAILYLNDDFEGGDFIFTQLDAKTVTAEVRPQCGRVIGFEAGKENPHGVRAVTKGQRCAVALWFTLDPIHQEKERIQAQELLKMFSSPVDAEFMGTGTPDKAKETKLAAQSESSEPQATPPDQATPIVHDQPEQEQGGKPEEQKPQETKDSHTEKPADKPVDKLEDKTVKVEEKAKVRVTSKTKAKPSSASKPKATAKTTAKVGKEAKPKLSDKTKAAKPAAKTNSTQAIKTKPKQVDKKEQKPKAKKTEKASVKKDPKVPKTDIKLESDSQKNKVEL, from the exons ATGGAGTGCCGTTTAGTATTTTTAAGTGCTTTCCTCATCCCATTTTGCATGTCCGACGTGCAACTGAGTAGTAATATTATCCTGGAGCCATATGATATTCTATTTGACACAGCGGTGGAAGCATATTATAAGGGGGACTGGATGTCGGTTATCCTTAATATGGAGAGGGCGCTTCGGAACAAGGCTGCTATACGAAGGGTGAGGGCACATTGTCGGATAACCTGTGCCAACCAAAGCGCATTTGGCGAACCCCTGCCCGGCTTTGGGGTTCCGATACCTGGTGCTGGCTCTGTGGAAGACCTTGGATTCTTCCAGAAAATTTTGAAAAGGGCTGACTGTGTTCATTCCTGCGAAAGTGAAAAGATTGGGCCATCTACTGTCCACAAAGTCAGCGAAGATGTGGAACTTGAATTTAGAAAGAGGACCCCTTACAATTACCTCCAAGTCGCATATTTCAAG ATCAATAAACTGGATaaggcagtggcagcagcaaaCACGTTTTTCTTGGCCAACCCGGACCACATGGAGATGAGACAGAACCTGGACTACTATAGGATGATGGCAGGGGTACAGGAGGAGGACTTCAAAGACCTTGAGGCCAGGCCTCACATG GCAGAGTTCCTTGAAGGGAAGCGGGTCTACAGCGCCGACAGGTTTGCTCCGGCCATCGACCACTTTGAGGCGGCCGTAGAGGAGTACTTCATCGCCGACAAGGAGTGTCGAGTGCTGTGCGAGGGTGCCTACGACTACGATGGTTATAACTACATGGAGTACAGCTCCGACCTGTTCCAGTCCATGACAG AGCACTACATGCAGGTGCTGAGCTGTCAGCAGCGCTGCTCTGTAGAGCTGGCCACCACGGCCGGCAGAGATAAACCCTTTGAGgatttcctcccctcccacttCAACTACCTCCAGTTCTCCTACTACAACA GTGAGAAGTATGCAGAGGCTATAGAGTGTGCTAAGACTTTCCTGCTGTTCCACCCTGAGGATGAGGTGATGAACCAGAACCTGGCATACTACTCTGTCATGCTGGGGGAGGATAAGGCAGCCACCCTCTCTGCCAAACAG GTGGTGAAACAGCACATCCAACAGTCCCTACTGGAGAAAGAGCTGCTGTACTTTGGCTATGAAGTGTTTGGAATAACTTTTGTTGATCCG GATGCATGGACCCCTGCTGAGGTCATGCCCTTAAAactgagagagaagcagaa ggCAGACAAGGAGACAGCAGCTAGGATCACAGAGGAGATTGGTAATCTGATGAAGGAGATTGAGACTCTCGTGGATGAGAAGAACAAGGACTCAACAGACCTGGCCAAGATTGTACAGGAAG GTGGCCCGCTGCTGTACGATGACATCAAAGTGACCATGGTCTCCAAGCAGCTGAACGGGTCTCAGCGCGTGCTGCTGGATGGAGTCATCACAGAGGACGAGTGCAGAGAGCTCCATCGGCTTTCTAAC gcggCAGCGCTGAAAGGTGACGGGTACAGGGGCCGCCCATCCCCCCACACTCCCAGTGAGATGTTCCAGGGGGTCACTGTCCTCAAGGCTCTGAAG CTAGGGCAGGAGGGCAAGGTGCCCCTGAAGAGTGCCCGCCTGTTTTTTGACCTAAGTGAAAAGGTGCGTCAGATCCTGGAATCCTATTTCCGCCTGGACAGCGCTCTCTACTTCTCCTACTCCCACCTGGTGTGCCGCTCCGCTATTGACG AGAAGCAGGAAGACCGGGAAGAACTGAGTCATCCAGTCCATGTAGACAACTGCCTACTGATCTCAGAGCTCAACGAATGCATCAAAGAGCCCcctgcgtacacacacagagactacaG TGCCATTCTCTACCTGAATGATGACTTTGAGGGAGGAGACTTCATCTTCACTCAGCTGGATGCCAAAACTGTCACT GCGGAGGTGCGTCCCCAGTGTGGCCGTGTGATTGGCTTCGAGGCAGGAAAGGAGAATCCCCATGGTGTTAGAGCAGTCACCAAGGGCCAGCGGTGTGCTGTGGCCCTCTGGTTCACTCTGGACCCCATCCACCAGGAAAAG GAGAGAATCCAAGCTCAGGAACTGCTGAAAATGTTTTCCAGTCCTGTCGATGCAGAGTTTATGGGAACAGGGACTCCAGACAAGGCGAAGGAGACCAAATTAGCAGCCCAATCTGAGAGCTCAGAGCCACAGGCCACACCTCCTGACCAGGCCACACCCATAGTCCACGACCAGCCAGAGCAAGAACAGGGGGGGAAACCAGAAGAGCAGAAGCCTCAGGAAACTAAAGACTCACATACTGAAAAACCAGCTGATAAACCAGTGGACAAGCTAGAGGATAAAACAGTTAAAGTGGAAGAAAAAGCCAAAGTGAGGGTCACAAGCAAAACGAAAGCCAAACCATCCTCTGCATCAAAGCCTAAAGCTACAGCTAAAACAACAGCCAAAGTAGGAAAAGAAGCAAAGCCCAAATTGTCTGACAAGACAAAGGCAGCTAAACCTGCAGCAAAAACAAACAGCACACAGGCTATCAAAACGAAACCCAAGCAGGTGGACAAGAAGGAGCAGAAGCCGAAAGcaaagaagacagagaaagccTCTGTCAAAAAGGACCCCAAGGTCCCTAAAACTGATATCAAACTAGAGTCCGACTCACAGAAAAACAAAGTAGAGCTGTGA
- the LOC124470936 gene encoding claudin-16-like isoform X2 → MLLSAALSDCWRRGAKDPLSSVDLSYRCRGLWGECIRDNVAGMWTCDVTLSYLEHQPANILSMRVALVLICGVSAISNLIMASSLRCTTLISDSIHKNRLMRASGALLLVGGGCGTAGLLWFAVDTFTRYRQEVAFGIPGITYELGLSYWLAVGGLACILTSATTILTMRPESQRRDVVGMNLVPWTAQKGLSRTPTNTQPRSPGERTYI, encoded by the exons ATGTTGCTGTCTGCAGCTCTCTCTGACTGCTGGAGG cggggTGCTAAGGATCCTCTCTCCTCGGTGGACCTGAGTTATCGCTGTAGAGGACTGTGGGGAGAGTGCATCCGTGACAACGTGGCTGGGATGtggacctgtgatgtcactctGTCGTACCTGGAACACCAGCCAG CTAATATCTTATCTATGAGGGTTGCATTGGTGTTAATATGTGGGGTGTCAGCCATCTCTAACCTCATCATGGCATCGAGCCTGAGGTGCACCACGTTAATAAGTGACTCAATCCACAAGAACAGATTGATGAGGGCCTCTGGTGCCCTCTTACTGGTTGGAG GCGGATGTGGAACAGCAGGACTGTTGTGGTTTGCCGTGGATACCTTCACCAGATACAGGCAGGAG GTGGCTTTTGGTATACCAGGGATAACCTACGAATTGGGCCTTTCCTATTGGCTGGCAGTGGGAGGCCTGGCCTGCATTTTGACCTCAGCAACCACCATACTGACCATGAGACCTGAGTCTCAGAGGAGAGATGTGGTTGGGATGAATCTGGTTCCATGGACAGCACAAAAGGGCCTCAGCCGTACTCCAACCAACACCCAACCAAGGTCCCCTGGTGAAAGGACCTACATATGA